In Achromobacter pestifer, the DNA window GGATGGGGGAAGACATCGCTTCCCCTTCAGTACGGTCTTTTAGCCGTACAAGATTTTTAATGTATGGACTTAATTCAAGTTTGTTGCCATACTAATTGATAAATATCATCCATACATTGCGACATTCTGGCGCACCTGAACCCATGCAAGACCAAGATTTGTATGCGAATTGGCCCGAAAAGCTGGTGCCTGGCGAGGGCCCCCGCTACCGCCAGATCGCCGATTTCATCGAGCGGGCCGTGGCGCAAAAGCGGCTGCAGGCCGGTGACCGGCTGCCGCCGCAGCGCGGCCTGGCGCAGCGGTTGGGCGTGGACCTGACCACGGTGACCCGCGCCTACGCCGAAGCCGGCCTGCGCGGCCTGCTCGATCCACGCGGCGCGCTGGGCACCTTCATCGCCCGGCCAGCCCAGCAGTCCGTGCAGTTGATCGACCTGGGCATGAACATGCCGCCCGCGCCGCTGGGCTGCGACCTGCAGGAACTGGTGCAGCGCGGGCTGGCCAAGGTCATGGACCGGCACGACATGAACGTGATGATGGCCTACCACCTGGCCGGCGGCGGCCCGGACGCGCGCGAGGCCGGCGCGCAATGGCTGGCGCAGGCCATGGGGTCGGTGGATCCGGACCTGGTGCTGGTCTGCCCAGGCGCGCAGGCGGCGCTGGCCGCGCTGATCCTGGCCTATAGCGTACCGGGCGACAGCATCGTGGCCGAACCCATGGTGTATCCGGGCCTGTTGAGCGCGGCCCGGCATCTGGGCCGCAAGGTGCTGGCGGCCGAGGCCGACGGCGACGGCATGACGCCCGCGGGCCTGGAGCGCGCGTGCCGCGAAAGCGGCAGCCGCCTGGTCTACCTCAACCCCACCTTGCAGAATCCCACCACGCACACGATGAGCGCGCAGCGCCGGCGCGACCTGTTGCGTTCGGCCGTGGCCTGCGGCGCCAGGGTCATCGAGGATGATCCTTACCGCCTGTTCCTGGACGACGCGCCGCCGACGCTGGCAAGCCATGCGCCGGCTTCCGTGTTCCACCTCGCGACGCTGGCCAAGTGCCTGACGCCGGGCCTGCGCACGGCCTTTGTGCTGTGCCCTGACGAGGATAGCCGCGAGCGGGTGCTGGCCGCCATGCGCTCCTTCGCCCTGATGGCCGCGCCGCTGATGGGCGCCTTGACCA includes these proteins:
- a CDS encoding PLP-dependent aminotransferase family protein — translated: MQDQDLYANWPEKLVPGEGPRYRQIADFIERAVAQKRLQAGDRLPPQRGLAQRLGVDLTTVTRAYAEAGLRGLLDPRGALGTFIARPAQQSVQLIDLGMNMPPAPLGCDLQELVQRGLAKVMDRHDMNVMMAYHLAGGGPDAREAGAQWLAQAMGSVDPDLVLVCPGAQAALAALILAYSVPGDSIVAEPMVYPGLLSAARHLGRKVLAAEADGDGMTPAGLERACRESGSRLVYLNPTLQNPTTHTMSAQRRRDLLRSAVACGARVIEDDPYRLFLDDAPPTLASHAPASVFHLATLAKCLTPGLRTAFVLCPDEDSRERVLAAMRSFALMAAPLMGALTTQWITGGSAQAVLNGVRAEAQARQRIARQVLPGPFGSEAAGIHLWQVLPDPWTAADLARAAREEGLSVASSDVFQAGAAAPNAIRISLGGVKDREELAQALAKLAELMRRRPYAPRDPIV